CGACTTCGCTGAGCGAGGCGCCGTGGCCCGATCCTGTCGGATGCTCGATACGAAACTCGTCGCCGTAGTAGCGATGAAATTCGTAGAGCGATTCGATCAGCAGATAGTTGACGGGCATCCACACGGGTCCGCGCCAGTTCGAATTGCCGCCGAACACGCGCGATTCCGATTCGGCAGGCTGATACTCGATGCAAACATTCACGCCGTCGTGATCGAAAACATACGGTTCGTCGAGATGCACGCGCGACAGTGCGCGTACGCCGTAGTCGGAGAGAAACTCGCTTTCGTCGAGCGCGCGCCTGAGCAGCGATTTCATCCGATGTCCGCGCAACAGCGAGAGCAAGGTCGTGTTGGCTTTGCCGGGTTCCGTCCAGCGTGAGACGAGCCGCGCGAGATTCGGCCGATGATCGAGAAACCACGCGAGCCGTTCTCGCAGTCCGGGTAGATGACCATGCACTTCTTCGTCGAGCACGTGGACGGCGAAGAGCGGTATCAAGCCGACGATCGAACGTATGCGCATCGGCACACGCGTTCCGTCGGGAAGATGCAGCACGTCATAGAAGAATTCGTCGCGGCCGTCCCATAGCCCTGTATTGCAGACCTCGCCGCAACTGACGGCTTCCGCGATATACAGAAAGTGCTCGAAGAACTTCACGGCGATTTCGACGTACGCAGTGTTCGTCATCGCGAGTTCGAGTCCGATCTGCATCAGATCGAGCGCATAGGACGCCATCCACGCCGTGCCGTCTGCCTGATCGATGCGGCCGCCTGTCGGCAGCGGAGACGATCGATCGAAAATGCCGATGTTGTCGAGCCCGAGGAAACCGCCCTGAAAGATGTTGCGGTCGTCGGCGTCCTTGCGGTTGACCCACCACGAGAAATTGAGCAGCAGCTTATGAAACATCACTTCGAGAAACTCGTGATCGCCGACACCTGTCACTTCGCGATCGAGTTCGTACACGCGCCACGTGGCCCATGCATGCACAGGCGGATTCGCGTCACCGAACGCCCACTCGTATGCGGGTAATTGCCCGTTCGGATGCATGTAGCGTTCTTTCACGAGCAACTGCAACTGCTTCTTCGCGAAGTCGGGATCGACCATCGCAAAGGCGACGGCATGAAACGCGAGATCCCACGACGCGTACCACGGGTACTCCCATTTGTCCGGCATCGACACGATGTCGCCGTTGCACATGTGCCGCCAGTCCGCATTGCGGCCGCGTCTGCGGTCTTTGGGTGGCATGGGCTGACCCGGATCGCCGTCATGCCAGCGCGTCACGTCGAACTGGTAATACTGCTTGCTCCATAGCATGCCCGCAAGCGCCTGGCGTTGCACGAGGCGGGCGTCGGCATCGGCGATATCGTGCTGAAGCGCGGCATAGAATTCGTCAGCCTCCGCCTGGCGGCGCGCGAAGAGGGCGGGCATGTCGAGCGGCACCGTATCCGTCGACGTTTCCGGGCGCCAGCGCAGATACAACACTTCTTGCTGATGCGCACCGAGATCGAGCACGACGTGCGCAGCGGCACGTGTGCCTTTGTCACGTCGAATCGCTTGCGAGTCGCCGTCGATTAGATAGTCGTTGAAGCCATCCTTGAACGGCCCTTCGCCTTCGATGCCGAATATGCGGCGCACATTGGTTTCGTTTTCGCAGAAGAGCCATTCGATCGGTTGTTGCGCCGATGCCGTCACGATCGTCGTGCCGAGCGTCGGATTGCGCGCAAACACGCGCGCGCCTTCGACAGCGTCCTGCTCCAAAGTCAGCGACGGCTTGCCGGGCTTCCCGGACCATGCCCAACGATTACGCGCCCAGAACTGCGGCAACACATGCAGCGTGGCGCGCTGCGTCGAGCGGTTTTCGACGGTCACGCGCATCACGATGTCATCGGGAGTGTGCTTCGCGTATTCGATCCACACGTCGAAATAGCGGTCGTCATCGAACACGCCAGTGTCGAGGATTTCGTACTCGGGCTGATCCGCGCCGCGGCGTGCGCTCTCGTCGATGAGATCCTGATACGGATACGCATCGTGCGGATACTTGTAGAGCATCTTCATGTACGAATGCGTCGGCGTGCCGTCGAGGTAGAAGTACAACTCCTTCACGTCCTCGCCGTGATTGCCCTGCGCGTTCGTCAAGCCGAAGAGTCTTTCCTTGATGATGGAATCGCGTCCGTTCCACAGCGCGAGCGACACGCACCAGTCGAGCGGATCGTTGCCGAATCCGCCGATGCCGTCCTCGCCCCAGCGATACATCCGGCTGCGCGCATGATCGTGCGGAAAGTAGTCCCACGCGGTGCCGTATTCGCTGTAATCCTCGCGCACGGTGCCCCATTGGCGGTCGCTCAGATACGGCCCCCAACGACGCCAACGCACGAGGTCCGGACCATGGAGACGCGAACCTTCCTTCGACTGAAGCAGATTGATTGCGCTTAACGGCTGCATGGCACCTCCCGGCCGAGATCGATCGTCCGATACGTTCGATGCGTGAACGCCTGTGCTTTTCCGTCGCGAGCGCAGCGCGCGCATGACGGAATCATGATGATAGGCGTCAACGCGCCGCGTGGCGATTCAGGGGTAAATCTATCGACCATCCTGCATCGATATGTTGATTCCGCTGCATACTTGCGCGAATCACACGCGGAAAGACATTCGACATGGATGCAAACCTCGCACGCACCTGGCTGACCTTCAGCGCCCCCGTAGCCGCTGCGCAAGTTGCCGGCCGTCCGCTCGTGGCGCTGGAATCGACGATCATCGCTCACGGCATGCCGTATCCGCAGAACGTGCGCACCGCGCGCGAAGTCGAGGCGGTGATCCGCGAAATCGGCGCGGAACCCGCGACGATTGCCGTGATCGGCGGGCGAATCCGCATCGGATTATCGGACGATGAACTCGAACTGATCGGCCGTTCCGATGGCGTGCAAAAGGTCAGCCGACGCGATCTGCCCGCCGTGCTGACGAGCGGCGGCCTCGGCGCGACGACGGTCGCCGGCACGATGATCTGCGCGGCGCTCGCCGGGATCGACGTGTTCGTGACGGGCGGTATCGGCGGCGTGCATCGGGGCGCGCCGGAGACCTTCGATATTTCCGCAGACCTGCAGGAGTTGGCGAAAACGTCGGTGGCCGTGGTGTGCGCGGGCGCGAAATCGATTCTCGACATCGGGCTCACACTCGAGTATCTGGAAACGCATGGCGTGCCCGTGCTCAGCTGCGAGCAGGACAATTTCGCCGCCTTCTACACCCGCGATAGCGGCTTTCGCGCGGACTTCCGGCTCGACGATCCAGTCGAGCAGGCGCGCTTCATCCGCACCAAATGGGACCTGGGTCTGACAGGCGGCGTGGTGTTGAGCACGCCCGTGCCCGAAGCCGCCGAAATGCCGCGCGAAGAGATCGACAGATGGACCCGCCAGGCGCTCGACGACGCTGCTGCGCAAGGCGTCACCGGAAAAGCCGTGACGCCGTTTCTGCTGGCGCGCATCAAGGCGCTGACGGGAGGCCGCAGCCTCGCCACCAACATCGCGTTGATCAGGCACAACGCCGAGGTCGGTGCGCGGCTCGCGGTGGCCATGGCGGCCCGATAAGCCGCCGTTGCAGCACTGCTTTTACGCCTCGCTTACCTGAATCTGATAAAGCCCCCAGGGACACAACACGAAGCGATCCTTGAGCGGCTTGGCAGCGAGTTCGGGAATGTTGTCGGCGTCGTAGATCGCCCATAGCGGTCCGAGTCCGCCGAGCGGCATCGGCTTGCCGTCCATCTGCGTCGCGACGATGAAGCGCCACGCACGGATGTTGTCGAGCGTCGTGAGGACCGCGTAGCCATCGACTGCACGCAGCGAAATCTTCGTATCACCCGCGCTCGGAGCGCCCGCCTGTTCGAGTACCTGCGCGAGCAGCGGACCGCTTAGCGTGTGCTGTTTCGCGTCGTATTCGATGGTCGGTTTGATCGTGACGGTGGGCAGGCTGGCGATCGACGGATAGTCGAACGTGCAGGCCGACGTGAATTTGACGAGTTGCTTCGCCATTAAAGGATCGAAGACGGGATCGAGCGCGCCGCGGTTCGTGTGCTTGACCGCGCCCGACACCGTCAGTATCGCGGGAGCCGCCGCGCTTGCAGCGGGCTTCGCCTTGGACGCGCCGAATGCGGGCGCGACGCTCACGCCGAGTGCAGCGGCGCTGGTCAGGAACTGACGTTTCTTCATGTTCAAAGGCTCCGCAGATATCGGCGATGTATTCGACCCTTATACACCGGCGAATCGTATTCCGTGATGTCGGCGGCCTGTTCAGTGAATGCTTCATGAGCCGCCGCCTTCAATCGATTCGCCGCGAATCGCGCGGCGTAAAATCGTTCTGCATTCAGCCGCCCATCGCAAGGGAGGATCGCATATGGAAGACGATTCACAAGGCCAACGTGCGCAAGTCGTCGTCGTGCGTCCCGAGCGGGAGATCGCCACGACGCAGCGCCTGCCGTACTTCGTCGGCATCTCGGCGACGACGGCGGGCTCGCAGGCGCTGTCGATGCATCTCGTCGTCGTGCCGCCGGGCGGGCATGCGGAACCACACATCCATTGCGGTTACGAAACGGGTATCTACGTGCTGGAAGGGCGCGTCGAAACGCGTTATGGACCGGGGTTGCGCGAGTCGGTCGTCACGGAAGCGGGCGACTTTCTGTTCATTCCGCCGGGCGTGCCGCATCAGCCGTTCAATCTGAGTGCGACGGAGCCGGCGCGGGCTGTCGTGGCGCGCAATCATCCGGAGGAGCGTGAGGAGGTGGTGCCTTATGATCCCGCCAGTGAATGAACGTCGCTTTATCATGCACCCGCTATCAGAAAACCTGAACGCTCCGATCCGAATTACGCGTTTTTCTTACGCCAGATAATCCTGCATAGTAGTCACACCACGATACACACGAGGCTGTGACTGCGATGAACATGCGAACCGATCACTCATTGCTGGCCGATCCCCAGCTGAGTTTCGCGACTGTCGCATCGGGCATTTGCATTCCCTATGTCGAGCGTGGCGCGGGCGAACCGGTCGTCTTCGTGCACGGTTCGCTCTGCGATTTCCGCTACTGGGACGCGCAGATCGAACCGCTTTCCGCGCACTTTCGCTGCATCGCGCCGAGTCTCAGTCACTATTGGCCCGCCGTCGAAGCGTGCATCCAGAACGAATTCGGCTGGCAGGTTCACGTCGCCGAACTGGCGGAATTCATCGTCGCGATGGATCTCGCGCCCGTGCATCTGGTCGGGCATTCGCGCGGCGGATGCGTCGCGTTCCAGCTCGCGCGCGACTATCCGCGCCTCGTCAAAACCTTGATGCTCGCCGATCCCGGCGGCCCGTTGCAACTGGACGGGATGACCGAAGCATCGTTGCCCTCGCCGATGAACGCGCTGCGCGCGAAGGTGGCGGGCATGATCGAAGAGGGCGTCGTCGAGCCCGGACTCGAACTGTTCGTCGATTCCGTCAGCGCGCCGGGCGCCTGGCGCAAGAGCACCGACGCCTTCCGCATGATGGCGATCGACAACGCGAGCACGCTGCCCAAGCAGTTTCGCGATCCGTTGCCTGCCTATTCGCGCGACACGGCGGCAGACGTGATGTGCCGGACGCTGCTGATCGACGGACAGAAGAGCCCGCGCATGTTCCGCAACAACGTCGATAGTCTGGAAGGCTGGATCTGGCGCGCGGAACGCGGCACGATTGCGGGCGCGTCGCACGGCATGAATGTCGCGAACCCGGCTGCGTTCAACCGGATGCTGCAGTCGTTCATCGACAGCTGACGGCAAACCCAGCCGCTCAATCGAGCCGTAACACCATCTCGACCTCGCGATCGAGATCGTCGTCGATCTCGTCGTCACACGATTCCTCGTCCACGGCTTCGAAGCCCGCCGAGCGGTAGAGCGCAATCGCGCCCGCATTGTCGACGCCCGTATTCAGCGCGATCTGCGCGAGGCCCATCGCGCGTGCCTGATCGACTGCCGCCGCGATCAGACTGCGCGCGATGCCGCTCCTACGATGTTCCTGCACGACGAACAGTCCCCACAGAAAGCCCTTTTGCTGCACGGGACGCAACGGATAACGCCTCAAACCCGCCACCGCGACGAGCCGGTCGCCTGCGAACGCGCCGAATACCACCTGATTCGCCGTCGAACAGATACGCGCTTCGATTTCATCGATCGATCGTTTCTCTTCTTCATCGCGCGTCGACAGGAAAGACTCCGGGGCTTCGTCGATCGCGCTCAGCCGCAGCGACGCGTAAGCAGGCGCGTCGCTGGCCGATAGCAGGCGAATGGTCGGGCAGGCTGTTTCCATCGCGCGATTTTAAGGCACCTGCGCCTGCACGAGCCTGGTCAGTCCGGTGAGCGTAATGAAGTACGTCGTCGTACAACAAACAATAACAACAATCACCATGCAGCATTTCGCCAAGCGGGGACACTGTGCGACCCATTCGCACATGCACTCTGATTGACAGATTCTCCAGGGTAAACGCCGGATTGCAAATATTGGTACAGATCTTCAACATGTCGTCAGACAACCTATGAGCCGACGTGCGCGCGGCTTCGTCATCCGGTTGTGCAATCTTGCCGGCAGGACGCTGGTGCTGAAGGAGGAGAACATTTCATGGCCAACGTAGTGCAAGGCGCTGCCGTCGCGCGTAGAACGCGCATCCGTTACGGAATCGTCGCGATGCTGTTTCTGGTCACGGCGATCAACTATGCGGATCGTGCGACGCTGTCGATGGCAGGCACGTCGATGTCGAAAGACCTCGGCCTCGATGCGGTGGCGATGGGCTTCATCTTTTCCGCGTTCGGCTGGTCGTATGTGATCGGACAGTTGCCGGGCGGCTGGCTGCTCGACCGCTTCGGTTCGAAACGCGTCTACGCGGCGAGCATTTTCATCTGGTCGCTGTTCACGATACTGCAGGGCACGGTCAGTTTTCTGAGCGTCTCGGTGGCGATCACGACGCTGTTCGCGCTGCGCTTTCTCGTCGGTCTCGCCGAAGCGCCGTCGTTCCCCGCGAATGGCCGAATCGTCGCGTCGTGGTTTCCCGCCGCCGAGCGCGGCACGGCATCGGCGATCTTCAACTCCGCGCAATACTTCGCGACGGTGCTGTTCGCGCCGATCATGGGCTGGGTGACGCACCGCTTCGGCTGGCCGTACGTGTTTTACTTCATGGGCGTCGTGGGTGTCGTCGTGAGCCTCGTCTGGATCAAGACGGTCCATAGCCCGAAGGATCATCCGCGCATCAGCCGCGCCGAACTCGACCATATCAAGGAAGGTGGCGCGCTCGTCGATATGGACGTGCCCAAAAAGCAGCGCGCCGCGCTTGAAGCATCGGCACAGGCACCCGCGCAGACAACGGCGACCCAAGGCGCGAACGAAGTGCCGAAGTGGTCGTACATCAAGCAACTGCTGAGCAACCGGATGCTGCTCGGCGTGTATATCGGCCAGTACTGCATCACGACGCTCACGTATTTCTTCCTGACCTGGTTCCCTGTGTATCTCGTCAAGGAACGCGGCATGTCCATTCTCAATGCGGGCTTCGTCGCTGCGTTGCCGGCCGTGTGCGGCTTCATCGGCGGTGTGCTCGGCGGCATCTTCTCCGACTTCCTGATCCGCAAGGGCTGTTCGCTGACGGTAGCGCGCAAGGTGCCCATCGTCGTCGGCATGCTGCTGTCGACCAGCATGATCGCTTGCAACTACGTGGATTCGTCGGCCGTCGTCGTCGCGATCATGGCCTTCGCGTTCTTCGGCAAGGGCCTGGGCGCGCTCGGCTGGGCGGTGGTGGCGGACACGTCGCCGAAGCAGATCGCAGGTCTGAGCGGCGGCATGTTCAACACGTTCGGCAATATCGCTGCCATCACGACGCCGATCATCATCGGGTATATCGTCAAGGCGACGGGTTCGTTCAGCGGTGCGCTGGTGTTCGTGGCCTGCAATGCGCTGATTGCGATCGTCAGCTATCTGGTGATCGTCGGCGAGATCAAGCGCGTCGAATTGAAGTGAGTCTGCGATGCCCGCTGCGTGCGCAGCGGGCATTTTTATCAGTGCTTCACCACACCGCCTGACTCGTAATCGCAAACTGCTTCAGCTGCGCATCGACGGGAAGCGGTCCATTGCGCATCATTCTTTCGATGCTGTCCACATGCGGCAGCCCCAGCCCTTCGAGCCACGAAGATAGCCCGAACGCGGCCGGCGTATCGATCCGCACGAACATCCCCGCATTCAGCGCGAGCCAATGGCTGATGAGCGCTTTCGCACGACTCGCATCGGGCGAATCTTCCGCGACGACGGGGCCGATCACATGTCCATCGCCGAAGCGCCTGAAAAGCGCAAAGCCGATCAGTTCGCCGTCGCGATCGAGCGCGATGCCGCTCGCGATATCGAGCAGCGCCGGCAACAGATCGCGTCGATCCAGCCCGCTTGCACGCGAGGCCAGTTCGACGAGACGCGGCGCATCGTTGACGCCGAGCGGGCGCAGGCGCTCGCCTGGCGGCAGCGACACGAGCGGCGGCTGAAATGCCGCGCCCTGATGTTGATGGATCGTGCCGATGCTCTGAAAGCCGAGCTTCTCGCACAGCGGTTCGCCCGCGGGGCTTGCGTGAATCAGCAGCGTGCGCGGGCCGAGTTCGTCGATCAACAGTTCGAGCAGCTTGCGCCCCACGCCGCGGCCCTGCTTGTCGGGCGCGACGATCATCAGGCCGAGCGTCGCGGCTTCGCGCCCGAAGCGCCATGACAATGCTGTGCCGATCACGCCGCTGTCGTCCTGTGCAACGAAACCTTGCCCGGTGCGCGCCGCGAAGCGCCAATCATCGGGACGATGCCGCCATCTGACGGCGCTCGACAGCGCATGCGCTGCCGCGATGTCGTCGGAGGTGAAAGGGCGGTAGTCGATCATGCCGTTCTTGTGTGGGTCGGACACGCCGGCCTCCTCGTTCTGAAGACACATACCGTGACTCTCTCACCGTATCGCGCGCATGACTAGGACGATCCTTTTATCGCGACGTCGGCATGCCCACCCGGGCGTGATGCGCTGCAAAACGCGGCGTTCGGGCGGCGATAACGCGTCGATTGTGCTGTGCGCGCTTTTTTGTCGGTGAAATATGCGGTGGCCGCGAGCCTACGATTTCCATCATCGAAGGCAATCGAGGACTCACGCACATGGACCGCTTCATCAACGGTTTCGATCCACTCACGATCAACGTGCGCAGCGGACATTTCATCGGCGGCGAATATGTCGATGCGCAGGGACCGCGCATCGAAGTCGCGCGTCCGTCCGACGGCGTCGTCTACGCGTCGGTGCCCATCGCGGATGCGGCGATGATCGATCGTGCAGTGCAAAACGCATGGACGGCGTTCCGCACGAGCCGCTGGGCTTGCATTGCGCCACGCGAACGCGCCCGTGTGCTGCGTCGTTTCGCCGATCTCGTCGCTGCGGATGCACACAACCTCGCGCCGCTCGAATCGCTCGGCTCGACGCGGCCCATTCGCGACGCGTTCAACTGGGACGTGCCGTTCACGGCGGAAGGCATCCGCTTCTATGCGGAGTTCGCCGACAAGATAGGCGGCGACGTGGCCGCGACCGATCACGATCATCTCGGCATGACGATTGCCGAACCGTACGGCGTGATCGGCGCGATCGCGCCGTGGAATTTCCCGCTCGTAATGGCGTCGTGGAAGATCGCGCCCGCGCTCGCGGCGGGGAACGCCGTCGTGCTGAAGCCTTCGGAAATGACGCCGTTTTCCGTGCTGCGGCTCGCCGAGCTTGCCGTCGAAGCGGGCGTGCCGCCCGGCATCTTCAACGTCGTGCAAGGCGACGGCCGCACGACGGGCGACGCGCTCGTGCGTCATTCGCGCATCGCGAAGGTGACGTTCACGGGCTCGACGCGCACGGGCGCGGCGATCATGGCCGCGTGCGCCGAGACGGGCACGAAGCCCGTCACGCTCGAACTGGGCGGCAAGAGTCCGCAGATCGTTTTCGCCGACGCGCCGCGCCTCGACGATGTCGCGCGCCGCATCGCCGGCGCGATCACGGCCAACGCAGGACAGGTGTGCGTCGCGGGCTCGCGGCTGCTGGTCGAACGATCGATCGCAGATGAACTCGCCGAAGGTCTCCAGCGCCTCTTTAGCGAGCCCAGGGCGGGCGCGACGTGGTCGGCCGACACGACACTCCCACCGATCATCTCGGAGCCGCAGGCGGCGCGTATCGAGGCCATCGTCGGGCGCAGCATCGCGGGCGGCGCGACATTGCGCTGCGGCGGCCAGCGCGCGGACGCGGCCACGCCGGGCGCCTTCTACATGCCTACCTTGCTCACGAACGTCACGCCACACACGGATGCCGTGCGCGAGGAAATCTTCGGCCCGGTGCTGACCTTGCAGACCTTCGACACCGAAGACGAAGCGCTCGCGCTGGCCGCGCATCCCGACTACGGGCTCGCCGCCGGCGTGCATACAGCCGATCTGGGCCGCGCGCTGCGCATGGTGCGCGGCATCGAGGCGGGCACGGTCTGGGTGAACCGCTACGGACGCACCAGCGACTTCATGATCCCGACGGGCGGCTACAAGCGTTCGGGCATCGGCAAGGATCTCGGACGGCAGGCTTACGAAGCGAATCTGCGTTTCAAGAGCGTGCTGATCGATGCGCGCGTCTGACAAATGCAAGGCGACGTACAGCCACGCGACAGCCATGAAAACGCCGCCGCATAGTCTGCTGCCGACGCCCCTCAAAACGCGTGGTTTATATCGCGCGAGCCACTCGAATCAACGACATCCGTACTTTTTGCACTGTTTAAATTTTCCGCAGGGATGCGATTTCCTGTTCCGCCACTGAACTCCGCGTGAGTTCACAACAACGATAGGACTGACACCATGATCGATTTCGAGCCGAAGTACATCACGTTCGACTGCTACGGCACGCTGACGAAGTTCCGCATGGCCGACATGGCCCGCGAGATGTACGGCGACCGTCTGCACGGCGCCGAGCTGGAGCAATTCGTCGCGTTCTTCTCGGGCTATCGCCGCGATGAAGTGCTCGGCGCATGGAAGCCGTATCGCGATGTGATCGTCAACGCCGTGCGTCGCACGTGCAAGCGCATGAACGTCGAGTTCAATGAAGCGGAAGCAGAAAAATTCTATCTGGCCGTGCCGACGTGGGGCCCGCATCCCGACGTGCCGGAAGGCCTCTCGCGTCTCGCGAAGAAGTACAAGCTCGTGATTCTGTCTAACGCTTCGGACGATCAGATCCAGAGCAACGTCGACAAGCTCGGCGCACCGTTCCATCGCGTGTTCACCGCGCAGCAGGCGCAATCGTACAAGCCGCGCATGCCGGGCTTCGAGTACATGTTCGACCAGCTCAACTGCAATCCCGGCGACGTGCTGCACGTGTCGTCGAGCCTGCGCTACGACCTGATGACGGCGCACGACATGGGCATCAAGCACAAGGCGTTCGTGAAGCGCGGCCACGAGCCGGGCACGCCGTACTACGAGTACTACGAAGTCGACACGATCGGCGACCTCGCGACGAAGCTGGGCCTTTGATCCACGAACGCCACGCTCGATACACGCGCAAAGACACCCGATGAAACTCGACTCCTACTGGCTCGACACCGCACCCGCCGGCATGCCGGCGAGCGAAGGGCCCGTCGAAGGCTATGTCGACGTCGCCGTGATCGGCGGCGGCTTCACCGGGTTGTCCGCAGCGCTCGCGCTAGGCAAACGCGGTGCCTCGGTGACTGTGCTCGACGCGGGGCGCATCGGCGGCGGCGCATCGGGACGCAATGGCGGCCAGTGCAATACGGGCGTCGCGCAGGACTATTCGGCGCTGCGCGCGCAACTGGGCGTCGAGCGTGCGCAGGGCTGCTATCGCGCGTATGCGGCTGCTGTGGATACCGTCGAGCGGCTCATTCGCGAAGAGCAGATGGATTGCGACTATCTCGCGTCGGGCAAGCTGA
This Paraburkholderia sabiae DNA region includes the following protein-coding sequences:
- a CDS encoding haloacid dehalogenase type II, giving the protein MIDFEPKYITFDCYGTLTKFRMADMAREMYGDRLHGAELEQFVAFFSGYRRDEVLGAWKPYRDVIVNAVRRTCKRMNVEFNEAEAEKFYLAVPTWGPHPDVPEGLSRLAKKYKLVILSNASDDQIQSNVDKLGAPFHRVFTAQQAQSYKPRMPGFEYMFDQLNCNPGDVLHVSSSLRYDLMTAHDMGIKHKAFVKRGHEPGTPYYEYYEVDTIGDLATKLGL